In the Monomorium pharaonis isolate MP-MQ-018 unplaced genomic scaffold, ASM1337386v2 scaffold_586, whole genome shotgun sequence genome, GCACGATCACGAGCGTATGCTCAGCGAACGGTGCGTTGCGCAGCTGGCCGGTTTTGagacagattttttattcctgcCGACACAGCTCTCGCAATGAGCACAAGTATCGCCAATCCGACGTGTCTTTTTTTTGGAAACTCGCCGAGATTGTCGTGCCCTCCATAACTAAAAGCGACGttttggtaaaaaatattactttattcgAAAATATCATTGAAGATTTACGTGAAACAAAATGAACGATTAGCGCTCAGCATAAATGCTACATCGAGCAGTACTCGCGGAGAGTACCGCCGAGGTTGAATGAGCTTTGACAACGATGTGTTATGTCGTACATGCGGCACAATACAAATTCTCGTTTCCTATCGTTCTTTATCCTTAATCACAAGTATTTCATTCTGTACATTGACTCCACGAAGAAAAAGCGATCTTATAGCTGTATATCTGTACACTTAAACATTAGATTCAACGTCAAGCTAaacataacaataattttcaataataaagataattgtataattatcatCCTTCGTGTATTTATTGCAGTAACACAGCAACAGTAGTTTTCACTACTTGTACCCGTTACATAATTGTTATGTAGagtatacttaaaatatatatacccactagagatatattttatatatgtaaacatGGAAAAACTCTTGtacaaatttctaaaattctttttaatgcaataattatattcgcatattttattgatacaattgtaagaaaatttcttttgctaTGATACTACAATATACAGATCAGAAATTAGCTAGCTTTACAAAATTGAATAAGTAGCGTGAGTTAATTgttcaatttaaaagtatatgcCTAATAATGCCTAATACGTTTTacacagtaaataaaaataacggcTGGTAATCTGATATGATAAACTTGagaaacttcttttttaattaaaacttgtgcatgtaatttataaaagtttattattttttatatgcatgGCTCGTAATGTGAATTTACAAACTGAAAGTTACTGTAATTTCAAATGTGTTTTTATGTGCGATTAagtaattaatgcaataaaacaaaaatgtaattaattatttatatttacaaaatttaattatattcatatttttaaaaattaccggtttttatgttgaataaaattaatacataattgtattcagtttaagcatttaaaaacttgagaattttttctaaataatgtgTATGCACACGCGTAAAAATGATTCGATATAATCcaattgatttataaataaaatctttgacATGTACATCGTCTTAAGGGATTTCACCAATTTACTATTTATAGTATGTCTgcaaagaataattaattctctgtattctatttttaattcttccaaagttcattatatattaatattaaaagtttttcttcttcttataTGCAtcatcatttatatatttataatataataataataaatattaatatatagatgTGTTTcccatatacatatgtgtaacAATTAAGgaaatcgataaaataaataatattcgaagaaaaaatcttaataCATACTTACAAAGGACATTTTAtcgaaatacaatatatacaatatatatgtgGTTTGCAAACATAACTATAGAtagtaagaatataaaaaaaatcttgatatttttttgctaatatatttgtacagCATTAAAACTCACCATagcaaattttgtttcgagatATGACAATCGAAACTCGCTGGAAGATCTtatgaatatgaaattttttgagaaatttaatcaagtatatatacattaaaatgcATTAGCGATACAGGCGCGCGAAATTTCGTAGAGCATTTGTGACAGTTTTTGGTGTTTCTGAcctagaatattaaaaaacaaaaaacaaaaaacaaaaagatatgAATCAATTAAGTTTTGTGAGTTGCGCAAAAAATTCATAGCAAATTAATCAGTTATAAGTAAATATCGAAATAGTGTCTGATTTTTGTGTTactatgaatttttttgatgctatttatatttgcgatgtaaaattgtatgatACATACCTCGTCACTGTACTGTGAAATTCAAGCAATTGCTCAGGCGTTGCTGTAGGGGCTCCGCCTGCGTTTTGCGACGGCATTGTTTAATGGCTTCTTCCAACCATTTTGACATAagctgataaaaaatataaagtatgaTTTACAAGAAACACATGTAAAGTATATAGGAAAGAAACGAAATACATACGTCTGCATTACTTCGGGTAAGTTCTATGATGACATCCGCCACATCGGACAGCATATATGAAGACAAATCAAACACTGAAGCGTGTAGCAATTTTATGACTAATGTTTGGCCTTTTtcttgcaatatattttgtactaaTTGTCGTCGTATCGTGAAGTCTGATCGAtcctgaaaaataaaaatagaatatataaagttGGTGATAATCTATTAAAGTATACacatattaagtaaatattattttttaacatctttaaaaaagttttcaaaattaccCTTATAACCACGCCCACTATGTAAAagatcataaaaaaatttcattactgAACTATTAGCATCCCTGTGATCCAAACTGCAAGCCATTATAGCACAATCTACAATGCTCCCAATAATAGGAGAATGTAATAAAGGAATAGGAGCCCTTTGAAgaaacctttttaaaaaagaattaatatgagatcaaattttaataaaaatgataatcgataatattaattaatcattgctATACCTGGCGCATAGCCTAAATAGATCATCTACCGTATCAGGGTGATTTTTCAAACCATCTTCTTGTTCCAGGAGGGCAAAAGTGGGGCAGATAAAAGCttgtaacatatttaaaagattccATACACATTCCGAGTCAGTTGCGTACTCGTCCACCAATATAGAGCCAAGATATAAGAAACAGCTATGTTTATGTACCGTGTATAGTGGTACGATCTGTAcagaaagaaaacaaatatatttaataagtgaAGTAATAACAGTATTAGTTATCGTTATTATGTTCAGAAGTCATACCTGTTTCACAATTGGCTCGAGCAAATGGGCACCGTGTTTGCCCACACAGCGCACCGCAAAACGTATGCAACGGCAACATCTCTCCATGACTCTCACGTCTCGTTGATATGTTTCACATACATTTGACAATACAGGCCACATCTACGCGTAAACATAAAGAATATCATTAGCGTTAAGAATCTTGCAAGAGGCTTTCTCGTCTCTGATAACATTCACCTCAGTGATTACACTTTGACAAGGATGAGGCTTATTAGGATCATCGATTGAGGATTAGTATGTTTAAATATAGCAGTTAATCTATCCAACCATATCACAGGATCAGTCTTTGTTCCTCTCTCGATTGGAACTTTATCTGAAAGAAGCGTCCACAGGGAACTCGCTTGAAAGCAGCACAATTCTCTTACTGCCGGTGTAATTCCCTCGGGTGGTAACCTCGCCAAAATTATCGATACTCCTATGACAATTagttattatgaaaaaaattagatacataataaatatatattttgtaatcgCGTACACTTTGTAatgtaacttataaaaaaaatgttatccaACCTTTTAATAGGCCAATGGCTGCATCATTACTGATAGCAAAATTGTCAAGAGAACGTGCTATTTGCAAAAGTCCAGAAAAATGCGTCGTCATGTGCAATGGGCAAGCTGTACATATACTTAATAATGCACCCGAAGCAGCACTTCCTAAACCTTTTTGATTTAAACAGTCTAAAAGGAAATTTAAAACTGGTTCTGAAAtaagaaaagtatattttaatcgtcgttgaaatattcaaattgatGATAGGAATTTATCAAAGTCTTACCTAAGGATTGCGGATGCCTATCTATCCATTCACATAGCTCGCCTAAAAGGAGAATACTAGTGTAACGTACGGCTATATGAGTGTTTTCCGGTAAATTAAGAATAGCTTCCACTACTTTTGGAACCACATCATTTTCTTCcctgttataaaaatatgaaaatttacttatatatatttgatttttatgtttccttcataacaaatatgtataaaagaatCGTACGGTAGAATGTTTTTTGCTACCGCCTGCATTATGAAAAGCGCAGCTTCGGTCGAGTCCCAGGTAGGTGTATGTACAGGTTGACCCTGCGGGCCAAGTCCCCCAGTCAGTGACGAAAACATTTGTCGAAAACAGTGACTACTTCCAACTACAAACACTACATCCTTTATTAAATCCGATACACGATTCGGAAGTCAGCGAATTCTTCTCCTCCGCCACCTTCCTCCACGAGGCCCAACTAACAATTAatacatacttttaattactattattctGTTGTCTCTGTAagatgttatttaataaaatcctaatagtattaaaatatactgacATGATCTGGTTCCATTTGGCAATGTCTACAGAGGGCACCAATCAGTCTCTCTATATGCGGTCGAAATACGGCATTAAGATCATCATTATTTTTCTGATAAAGAACTTCTGATAGCCGATACCATAggttaaaagttatttgtgcaaccttaaaaaaaaaaaattattgaattaacaagaattttaatttatatttatctgatgtaataataaagtaacatatatattttagataccTCATAATCATGATGACCAACACATGTGAGGACAAGatccaaaatttttatagcatAATGCTGCTTTCCATCTTCACTACCAGTTACCATAGTTTCTAGAAATGTTTCGGCCAGTTCCGTAAATATTCGACAATAATTTATAGACCTGCAATATATTAATGACTAGGTTTATGCTTCACAAATATacttaagtaaattaaattatttacttttccaTATCTTCGTGTGCAACAGATAAGTGATATGGTTGTTCTAAATTCATAACACTTTGTGAAAAGGCACAATTGCAATTGTTGCAACTGCACATTTATTTCGTTGTCACTACCACGATTGGTATTGCTATCTTCCCCTAATGCTTGTAAAATTATGCAGATACAATCACTAGCCGTTTCGTGAAGTTGCGAAACGGCCATATGATTGCTGAGTATCTGGAAAGTAGAATCGTTTGATAAAGAAAAGCAGAAAACAATGAATATTCTTGAGAACATTTTATCAGTTTTATCAAGAGACTTACTTGCAAGGCATAAACGACTACCTCGCTTGAAGGTACAGCCTTAAGTGATATTGCATGAACGGTTATCCAGCTGGTAAACATCGCAAAATAGTCACTTGGATTTGTAAATTATCACCCGCTGTTTTTTAGGCACATTTTCTGCAATTACACTATATATGAAATAccacgttaaaataaaat is a window encoding:
- the LOC118648669 gene encoding LOW QUALITY PROTEIN: transportin-3-like (The sequence of the model RefSeq protein was modified relative to this genomic sequence to represent the inferred CDS: inserted 4 bases in 4 codons; deleted 2 bases in 2 codons), whose translation is MDSPPNLETVYQAVFSLYNNTNPAEPGKASLWLGELQKSVYAWKIADEMLHQKRNIESCYFAAQTMRTKIQLSFHELPQEAHTSLRDSLMEHISQINEHTNSAIVTQLCLALADLALQMSSWQKPVVDLINRFGGNTANLWPLLEIMTVLPEEVNSRSLRLGSNHRQHILHELTANADTVTEFLKMCLKNSGDNLQIQVTILRCXTSWITVHAISLKAVPSSEVVVYALQILSNHMAVSQLHETASDCICIILQALGEDSNTNRGSDNEINVQLQQLQLCLFTSVMNLEQPYHLSVAHEDMEKSINYCRIFTELAETFLETMVTGSEDGKQHYAIKILDLVLTCVGHHDYEVAQITFNLWYRLSEVLYQKNNDDLNAVFRPHIERLIGALCRHCQMEPDHLGLVEEGGGGEEFADFXNRVSDLIKDVVFVVGSSHCFRQMFSSLTGGLGPQGQPVHTPTWDSTEAALFIMQAVAKNILPEENDVVPKVVEAILNLPENTHIAVRYTSILLLGELCEWIDRHPQSLEPVLNFLLDCLNQKGLGSAASGALLSICTACPLHMTTHFSGLLQIARSLDNFAISNDAAIGLLKGVSIILARLPPEGITPAVRELCCFQASSLWTLLSDKVPIERGTKTDPVIWLDRLTAIFKHTNPQXDDPNKPHPCQSVITEMWPVLSNVCETYQRDVRVMERCCRCIRFAVRCVGKHGAHLLEPIVKQIVPLYTVHKHSCFLYLGSILVDEYATDSECVWNLLNMLQAFICPTFALLEQEDGLKNHPDTVDDLFRLCARFLQRAPIPLLHSPIIGSIVDCAIMACSLDHRDANSSVMKFFYDLLHSGRGYKDRSDFTIRRQLVQNILQEKGQTLVIKLLHASVFDLSSYMLSDVADVIIELTRSNADLMSKWLEEAIXTMPSQNAGGAPTATPEQLLEFHSTVTRSETPKTVTNALRNFARLYR